GTACGGTGGGCTGGATGGGATTCGTACGGCAGCCATGGGTCAATCGTGAAGACGGTGTCGGGCCGTGTCTTCCGGATGGCTCGAATCAGGTCCGCCTGCAGCGCAGCCTCCGGCAGCCACTGGGCGTCTGAATAGTCCAGCCAACGATAGTCACGCACGCCAATGTGTGCGCCAGCCGCGATTTGTTCCTGTCGGCGAATGGCGGCCAGTTCCGCCTCCTGCATGCGAACCGGCGTACCCGCGCTGCCGTCGGTGACAGTGAGGTAGGTGATGTGCGCGCCGTGATCGGCCAAGGCGGCCAAGGTTCCGCCGCAGGAGATGTCCATATCATCCGGATGAGGCTGAATGCACAGAATGTGCTTGGCCTTGTCCAAGGATGGGACGGGCACAATATCGAAAATGGACAATGTAGGGTCCTCCTTGCATGTCGCTTTCTGTCTCATGATAGCATGCACAGCGCAGGGTTTCGAACTGTCATTTGGCCGTCTCTCTGAATCGTGCTACACTCTTTAATAGACGAAATATATCCTGCAGATTGTCCGCACCCCATTCGGACAGTCGACCGTTCAGAGGCGATTGGAATGATACCGTTATCACAAGTGCAGAGTTTACCCCAAATGCTGGCCCGCTCCGTGGACAGCTACGAAACGAAAAGCGCCCTGCTCAACCCGAATACAGTTGGCGGCTACGATGCCTGGACGTATGCGGAGCTGTGGCGCGATGTTCGGAACGTCGCCTGCCACCTTGCCGATCGCGGTGTCGAGCATGGCGACCGGGTGGGCATCCTGGCCGAGACGAGCGCATGGTGGGCCATCGCCGACTTTGCCATCATGAGTCTCGGTGCGGTGGTCGTGCCCATCTATCCGAGCCTGACCCCGGTTCAAGTCGAGTACAATGCACACCAATCCGGGATGAAGGGGCTGTTCGTGCAAAATCAGAAGCAGTTGAAAAAGCTGGTGGAGCTGCCGGCGGACGCCCTGCCGGAACTGCGGTTTCTGGTGCTGTTCGAGTCTACCCTCGATGACAAGGGGGAGTGGCTGCTGGCGGAAGCAGAGCGGCGCTGGCAGGTGGATTTGTTCGATGACTGGAGACAGACCGATGCAGGATTGGACGATGCCGCGTTCAGAGAACGACTGCAGTCCATCCACCGCGATGACCTTGCGACCATCGTCTACACGTCGGGAACCACCGGACTGCCGAAGGGAACCATGCTGACGCACGGCAACCTGCTCGCGAATGTGGAAGGCATCAGGGAAATTGTGCGGGTTGAACCTACCGACCGGTCGTTATCGTACCTTCCGCTGTCGCACATTTTCGAACGAACGGCCGGTCAATTCGTCGCCCTGGAAGCAGGCTCGACCATCGCCTACTCGCGCGGTTTTGATTTCATTGCCGAAGATTTTCGGCGGATGCCGCCCACGGTGTTTACCACCGTGCCGCGGCTGCTGGAGAAAGTGCAAGAACAGGTGATGCGCAATGTCGAACAAGGCGGGGCGTTCAAACGCTGGCTGTTCCGCCGCGCCCTGGCTTGTGGAACGGCTGCACGCGTGGAAGGCCGCCCCGTGTCGGCTGCCAAGCTCCAGTTTTACGACCGCGTGGTGTTTGAGAAGATTCGGCAGGCGACTGGTGGTCAGCTGCGAATGATTATCTCCGGGGGCGCACCGCTGCCACCCTACGTTGGAAGGTTTTTCGCCGCAGTCGGCTTTACGGTCGTGGAAGGGTACGGCATGACCGAGACCTCCCCCGTGGTGTCGGTCAATCCGCCGGAAGCGCCGCGCCTTGGCACGGCGGGCAAGGTGCTGTCAAACGTGGAAGCCCGCATCGCAGAAGACGGCGAACTCCTCGTTCGCGGGCCCAGTGTCATGGTTGGCTACTATGATGACGCGGCGGCCACGGCGGAGGCATTCACGCCAGACGGCTGGCTGCACACCGGTGACATTGCGGAGCTGACACCCGACGGTTATTTGCGAATCACCGACCGTAAAAAGAATCTCATTGTGCTGTCGACTGGGAAGAAGGTCGTTCCGGCCGCCATTGAGGTGGAAATTCTGAAGGACCCGTACATTGACCAGGTGATGCTGATTGGGCAGGGCCGCAAATACGTCAGCGCCATCGTGGTGCCGAACGAAGCCATGTTGAAAACGCTGCGCACGACCGCCGCAGGTCAGACCAGCGCAGCCGCAGCCAGCGAGTCAGCGAGCGCATCATCGGCGGAATCGGGGTCCCTGGAGGCGTTCCTGCTCAAGCGGATTCAAGAAGCTACAGCGGGCTTCGCACGATTCGAACAGCCCAAAAAGGTACTCATCGCCAAAGAACCCTTCACCGTTGAGAACGGCCAACTGACCCCTTCCCTCAAGGTCCGGGTCAAGGACGTGCTCAAGGTGTACGAGCAGGAAATCGAAGCGTTGTACGCCGAGTAGGGAGGCATGGTGCGGAAAATCGCGGCGTGATACGCGGCAGCGGCGGTGCGGTGGTCATGGCACAGGTCGTCCCACGGTCCCGCATGCGCCGCCGCCGCGCACGCTCGATGTGACTACCGCTGCGTCCGGCCAATCATCTGCAGAAATTCGCTGCGCAGCTGGTAGTTGTTGCGGTACTCCCCGCAGGATGCAAGGGTTGTGGTTTTCGATCCCGGCTTTTTCACGCCGCGCGCGCACATGCAGGTGTGTTCCGCTTCGACCAGTGCGATGACGCCTGCAGGCTCCAGCACCTTCTGAATGGTGTTCACGATTTGTTCGGTCATCCGCTCCTGAACCTGGAGCCGATGGCTGAGCGCGTCCACGAGCCGCGCGATTTTGCTGATGCCCACGATTTTCTTGGAAGGCAGGTAGGCGACGTGCGCGGTTCCGAAGAACGGAACCATGTGATGCTCGCACAGGCTGTAAAACGTGATGTCCGAGACAATCACCGGACCTTCCGCCGCTTCTTCAAACGTCGTATTCAGCACATCCTCCGGGTTGACGTGCATGCCCGCCAGGAGTTCCTCCAACATTTTGGCGACCCGCATCGGTGTATCGAGCAAGCCGTCCCGCGTGATATCTTCACCCGATAGTTTCAGGATTTCCTGCACATGGTAGGCAATCTCGGATCGCTGCTGAAGCGACGCGTCCAAGACTTCCGGCGATGATGGTTGCTGCAACATGGTACGGCCTCCTTTGCTGCCAAGATCATACCTGTCGATAGAAAACGATCTTTGCTCTATTATAGTACCATGGCTATCAAAGCCCCGCTGACAGAACCGATGGAACAGATGGAGGGGGCGTGCCAGCAGTGCCGAAACGTGTAAATGGGGCGGCTTCATCGCCGAACATTGATGAAGCTACGCTGCTTCGCGGACTGAATCCAGAGCAACGGCAAGCTGTCCTGACCACGGAGGGGCCGCTTTTGGTCGTAGCAGGGGCGGGATCGGGTAAGACCAGCGTTCTCACCCGGCGCATTGCCTACCTGATTGGGGTGCGCAATGTACCGGTCCACCAAATTCTTGCGATTACCTTTACCAATAAAGCAGCCCGCGAAATGCGCGAGCGCCTGATGCAGCTGGTCGGAGACAAGGCGCAGGACCTGTGGATGGGTACCTTCCACAGCATCGCGGTGAAGATTCTTCGCCGGGAAGCAGAGCGGCTTGGCTACACATCCTCATTCACCATTCTGGATTCGGATGACCAAAACAACGCGATTCAACAGGCGATGGTCGACTTGAACTACGACCTGAAGAAGTTTGACGCGCGTGCCATTCAATCGGTCATCTCCCGGTGGAAGAATGAGCTGCGGGGGCCGAAGCAAACGGTTGCGGCCAAGCACGCGAAGAACTTGAATGAAGCCATCGCGGCCGATGTCTACGAAATTTATCAATCCCGGTTGTTTGCGGCAAACGCCATGGATTTCGACGACCTCATCGTCAATGCGGTGCAATTGTTCGAACAGCACCAGGACATCCGTGCCCACTATCAGGCCAAATTTCAGTATGTGCACGTGGATGAGTATCAGGATACCAACCTGGCACAATACCGCCTGATTCGGCTGATATCGGATGCGTCCCGCAACATCTGCGCGGTCGGCGACTCTGACCAGGCCATTTACGCGTGGCGCGGTGCCGACATCAGCAACATCCTGAATTTCGAGCGCGACTATCCGGATGCGACCATCATTACCCTGGAGACCAACTACCGGTCGACCAGCATGATTCTGGAAGCGGCGAATGCGGTCATCCGGAACAACACGCGCCGGAAGGAAAAGAACCTCCGCTCGGTCCGGGGCGAGGGGCAGCCGCTCGTCGTCTGTGCGTTGACGGACGGAGATGACGAGGCGCGTTACGTCGCAGAGCAAATTCAACGCCA
Above is a genomic segment from Alicyclobacillus cycloheptanicus containing:
- a CDS encoding PIG-L deacetylase family protein codes for the protein MSIFDIVPVPSLDKAKHILCIQPHPDDMDISCGGTLAALADHGAHITYLTVTDGSAGTPVRMQEAELAAIRRQEQIAAGAHIGVRDYRWLDYSDAQWLPEAALQADLIRAIRKTRPDTVFTIDPWLPYESHPAHRTVGLCAAAAVLFAGMPNISPDQLEDGLSPHNVQQIAFAFTAAPNTQFDVSATWARKLSAIRAHQSQFPDNVWPVYEHVLTAKGREFGAQSGCAFAEALKVLAPFHLHCNIDILG
- a CDS encoding AMP-dependent synthetase/ligase, with translation MIPLSQVQSLPQMLARSVDSYETKSALLNPNTVGGYDAWTYAELWRDVRNVACHLADRGVEHGDRVGILAETSAWWAIADFAIMSLGAVVVPIYPSLTPVQVEYNAHQSGMKGLFVQNQKQLKKLVELPADALPELRFLVLFESTLDDKGEWLLAEAERRWQVDLFDDWRQTDAGLDDAAFRERLQSIHRDDLATIVYTSGTTGLPKGTMLTHGNLLANVEGIREIVRVEPTDRSLSYLPLSHIFERTAGQFVALEAGSTIAYSRGFDFIAEDFRRMPPTVFTTVPRLLEKVQEQVMRNVEQGGAFKRWLFRRALACGTAARVEGRPVSAAKLQFYDRVVFEKIRQATGGQLRMIISGGAPLPPYVGRFFAAVGFTVVEGYGMTETSPVVSVNPPEAPRLGTAGKVLSNVEARIAEDGELLVRGPSVMVGYYDDAAATAEAFTPDGWLHTGDIAELTPDGYLRITDRKKNLIVLSTGKKVVPAAIEVEILKDPYIDQVMLIGQGRKYVSAIVVPNEAMLKTLRTTAAGQTSAAAASESASASSAESGSLEAFLLKRIQEATAGFARFEQPKKVLIAKEPFTVENGQLTPSLKVRVKDVLKVYEQEIEALYAE
- the folE gene encoding GTP cyclohydrolase I FolE, which produces MLQQPSSPEVLDASLQQRSEIAYHVQEILKLSGEDITRDGLLDTPMRVAKMLEELLAGMHVNPEDVLNTTFEEAAEGPVIVSDITFYSLCEHHMVPFFGTAHVAYLPSKKIVGISKIARLVDALSHRLQVQERMTEQIVNTIQKVLEPAGVIALVEAEHTCMCARGVKKPGSKTTTLASCGEYRNNYQLRSEFLQMIGRTQR